The following proteins are encoded in a genomic region of Arachis ipaensis cultivar K30076 chromosome B02, Araip1.1, whole genome shotgun sequence:
- the LOC107628244 gene encoding glu S.griseus protease inhibitor, translating into MELQCPAKNSWPELVGTKGEKAAERIEGENPHVRAIVVLVGTVVTMDYRCDRVWVWVNKHGLVTRVPRRG; encoded by the exons ATGGAATTGCAATGTCCAG CTAAGAATTCGTGGCCAGAGTTGGTGGGAACAAAAGGGGAGAAAGCAGCAGAGAGGATTGAAGGAGAGAACCCACATGTTCGTGCCATTGTGGTTTTGGTTGGCACTGTGGTCACCATGGATTATAGATGCGATCGAGTTTGGGTTTGGGTCAATAAACATGGCCTTGTCACTCGAGTCCCAAGGAGAGGTTAA